AATCTCTTAACCAAGACAACCCTATCCCATGTAATCACATATAATATAGAATCCCACACAATCTCCAGCTTATATGGCAAGTGTATCGGACTAGGGTTCCCACGTTCTCTTCTTGTAAACTATTGTATATATTGTCTCCTTGAGACTATACTGAAATCAATGAATGAATACACAATTTAAGTTAATTTCTGAAAACTCTAATGTGATTATAATGTATAAGGAAAATTCTATAATAGCCTGCGAgttatttcaatattttttcaACAAATTTGACACTTTTAGTCTCACAAATTGATTTTATGTACTTTAGTTTCTACTATCAATCAACTTTTAGGATGGGATTTTTTGTTGAGCCTCTATTGTGTATATATTTGCATGTAAAAATCTATTCTTATAAATTTTCTGCCCTATTTGTTTGTTGCATTGCAACTAAAGATTAAAGTTAGGTGGTTAATGTGATTGTGggactataaaaataaaatggccCTTTTTTATCATTGTTGttctcattatttatttttttcacaaGGATAGTGATTTTTGTCAATGAAACaacaaacagaaaataaagagaacaTCTATTAGGATAATTCTAATAATTATACGTAGCAGTtggaataagaaaaaaaataataatcaaattAGACAAAATTTACTACTAAACTAAAGTTATTAGTAGAAGTGTAACTTCtatttcaaaactcaaaagccATAGAGTACTTAAAACTGAAGTTATTAGTAGAAATGTAACATCCATTCCAAAACTCAAAAGACATAGATTACTAAAGCTACATTCTAAATCCTAAAAACACTAATATAAGAGGAAACAATAGAACCAATCCATAAATTTCCATCATTTTCTTGTGCTTCACTGGTAGCCTCCAATCTGCTTCCATCATTACCCACAAACACCTCTATAACCATCCCATTTTCATCTAACTTCATGGCTTGAAAATACGTGATGGACGGAATTTGTGGGAGTGGCATGAAACGTGGTCCTCCTTGAAAAGGGTTCACTGCTACCCAAAATTCTCCTCTTGCATTCCTTTTGATGTTGTCTGGTTGTCTTGGGAGTTGGATGAAGACATCCTTGGTTGTAGCTTTGGGACCTTTAAGCCAGTATCTCAGGACTCTACTGGTAGTCGTCTCAGTGACAAGgacaaatatatcatcatgacTTACAACGACTCCATTTGGGAATGCAAGGCCCCCAAGCAGCACTGTCACGATTCTGGTGCTTGGGTCATATTTTAATAGTCTCCCTGTTAGGTCGCCACTAAGGATTATAGCTGCATATTCACTACAAAATGTACATGATGAACAAAAACGTTATTATATATTAGTTCCATAACATTAAAGGACTTGACaattgggggggaggggagaagaaatcattataataataattatagtaggtgaacaaaagaaaattttgttacCTTTTATGAAATCTAGTACTACTATCTGTGAAATAAATAATCCTAGTGTTTTGGTCGATGTCCAATCCATTAGCAAATAAAAAGGGAACACCGTTAACACCAGCAACAAGTTGAGTTGCAAATCCACCATTAGGTCCCACCGCCAAAAGGCCAAACTTGGAGTCTACTATATATAACTCGCATGTGATGTTATTGAACTCCAATCCCAGTGGCTTTCCACAATAGGGTTTCAATTGTTGGTTATTAGAACCATCACAACAAGTTACTCAActtgaatgaagaaaaaaaaaaaaaaaagaagaaaatttgtaAGTTCAATATTAGATAAAACTAGAATAAAAAATTGACAAAGAACAATTCTAGCCCCCTCCTAATCTGACAATTGTTCAAAACAATAAGAGCTAGAAGTGTATGTGAAAACAGCATGTGATGTTATTAAACTCCAATCCCAGTGGCCTTCCACAATAGAGTTCCAATCGTGGGTTATTAGAACCATCACATAAGTTACTCAACctgaatgaagaaaaaaaataaaaattataagtTCAATATTAGAtaaaattagaataaaaaattgacaaaaaaCAACTCCAGCCCCCTCTTAATCCGACAATTGTTCAGAACAACAAGAGCTAGAAGTGTACGTGAAAAAAGTATGTGATGTTATTGAACTCCAATCCAAGTGGCCTTCCACAATAGGGTTCCAATCGTAGATTATTAAAATCATTACACAAGTTACTCAACctgaatgaagaaaaaataaaaaataaaaaagaaaatttgtaagTTCAATATTAGATAAAACTAGAATAAAAAATTGACAAAGAACAACTCCAGTCCCCTCCTAATTCGACAATTGTTCAAAACAACAAGAGCTAGAAGTGTATGTGAAAAAAGCATGTGATGTTATTGAAATCCAATCCTAGTGGCCTTTCACAATAGGGTTCTAATCGTGAGTTATTATAACCATCACACAAGTTGCTCAACCTGGatgaagaaagacaaaaaaaaaataaaatttgtaagTTCAATATTAGAtaaaattagaataaaaaattgacAAAGAACAACTCCAGCCCCTTCTTAATCCGATAATTGTTCAAAACAACAAGAGCTAGAAGTGTACGTGAAAAAAACATGTGATGTTATTGAACTCCAATTCCAGTGGCCTTCCACAATAGGGTTCCAATCGTGGGTTATTAGAACCATCACACAAGTTACTCAACCTgaatgaagggaaaaaaaaatatttataagttCAATATTAGATAAAACTAGAATAAAAATTAACAAAGAACAACTCCAGCCCCCTCCTAAACCGACAATTGTTCAAAATAACAAGAGCTAGAAGTGTACGTGAAAAAAGCATGTGATGTTATTGAACTCCAATCCCAGTGGCCTTCCACAATAGGGTTTCAATCGTGGGTTATTAGAACCATCACACAAGTTACTTAACctgaatgaagaataaaaaaaaacaaaaaagaaaattgtaaGTTCAATATTAGATAAAactagaataaaaaattaataaagaacaaCTCCAGCCCCCTCCTAATCCGACAATTGTTCAAAACAACAAGAGCTAGAAGTGTACATGAAAAAAACATGTGATGTTATTGAACTCCAATTCCTGTGATCTTCCATAATAGGGTTTCAATCGTGGGTTATTAGAACCATTACACAAGTTACTCAACctgaatgaagaaaaaaaataataaaataaaatttgtaagTTCAATATTAGATAAAACTAGAATAAAAAATTGACAAAGGACAACTCCAGGCCCCTCCTAATTCGGTAATTATTCAAAACAACAAGAGCTAGaagtatatataaaaaaagCATTTATAGTGAACAGAGAATTAGTCATTCTGAGCTGCTGCAGCTGAATCAAACTCTGAAGTGGATCCTATTTCTGGCTATCAACTAAACAAGGAGGCAAAGCACTGCAGTCTCCAACTAAGGAACATAAATGCAGTGGCTTGTACTTAAGCTGGTGGGCCTAATCAAACAACTATTATTACTTTGTTGAGAATGCTTGGGTTAACGTCCAACAGTGATCGAAAATATTATTGTGAGAGACACATGTGGCTTGTTAGTTTGGTGGACATGTGTACACAAGTATTATAGAACGCCAACATGACTTTCACCAGTATTGGTGGTGGTCGTATTTAGTAGATAAAAGAGATTGATTGTCTCTGGTCATACAAATCAGGTATAGACCACGACTTGACAACTAATACAAGCCTTCCCAGGTCATCAATGACCAGACGAATGGAAATGAGTAATTGGAGTCTAGCTGGGGGAGGCGCACGGAGCAGAAGTTTCAAGGTGGTAAGCGGAGTTCACGATGTTAGCTCTCAACGCTGCGCCTTGATTGGAGTTCACTGAGCTTCAGACTTCCATGCCTTCCTTGCAGATAGGCTCTTAATTCTACGTTGCATTACCTTTTCTCTCAATCTTACCTCCTCATTTCATTGGCTGGTGCACCCTTCTTCCAGTATCCTTCTTTCGCATACTTCCCAGGCTGACTGTCTTTGTTAGAGTTTTGGTTTCTTCTAAGGCACGGTGGAGATTTCTTTTCAGAGAAGGCTTTCAGGGGATTGCTCACTTCATATATAGTAGCTTTCCTCAAGATTTCTTTTATGTTATGTGGTCTTCCTTTGGATTTTAAACCAATGCTGTGATCCAATCATACCTTTGCATTTATGAAGCCTGGTTACTTCTATATCTCTTATGGTCTTCGTGAAGGCAAGTTCTGGGATATCACTAGGGTTTTATACTCTCACCCTACCATTTATCATCATTTCACCTTTGCTAGCCCCTTCCCCTCACATCATGAGCTCTACACTCTTTTTGTCTCGGAACTTATCCATTTCACTGAATCCTCGCCATACATCGTCTATATATTTAGCCTTGAAGATTTGGTTGTCATACCATCCTTTACCCCTGTAATGCTTCTGGTAATTGTAAGTGTGCTTGTGGTAGCTTTGAGTTTTACAACTGCAATTTTCATGGCTTCCAACTCTTCTCAGCCCTCGgtttcatcttttgtttttggagAAAGTTCTGGAACAAGTGAGTTCGTGAAGTCTTTAGCAGAGGAGTTTACAGCAAAATTGGAATCTCCTGGAGTACGAATTCCTTCTTTGGATGGGCCTGAGCATGCCTTGCAGCAAGCCAAAAGGATTTTCCAGTTTTTCATCATCGGATGGGTTCTCGACAAGGTTCGAGTCTTAGCATTGGAACTTAaagccatgttcaacagagctGGTCATTTGAGAGCTGTGAAGATAGAAAAAATTCATCTCATTAAAAAAGCTCATGATCGGTTTATTATCAAACTGAAAAGCCTACGTGACATGCATGCATTACTTTTCTCTCAGCCTTGGATTTGCCTTGGGCATTTGGTGGTCTTACAGCGTAGGGATCCTTATGTGCCAGCGAAAGAGGTGGTCTTCACCATGGTAGTCTTATGGGCTCAGGTTGAGAACTTGAATTGGAAGTATTATAGCAAAGACATCTTAACAGCCATTTTCAGTCAAGTTGGGTGATGCATTGACTTGGAGACCCCCTTAGGTACTATTTCATCTTCAAATTGCCCTGCAGCTTGTATCATAGTACCCATACCACATTCATTGATATCGACAGTTCAAGTAAATTTGGGACCAGGGAATCCTTCCACAGTTACCATATCTTATGAGAATAGGCCTGAAATCATATGCTCTAATTGTAACCAGCAGGGGCATGTTGATAAAGACTGTCCGTTTAAGTGGAGAATGGAATTCCTGCAGGCTGCAACAGCTACAAGTAAGAATTGGAGGCAGTCTTTGATCCCGAAGGATGCTATCCCACCTCGACGTGCTAGCTTACTGGTGGAAATTTGCAGGGTTTATGATGAGTTTTTCCTACATGAGCCCGAGGTGGATCTTAGTAAGAGTGAAGGTAGAGGTACTGCTGAAGCAAGAGAACAGTCTACAACCTATTATCAGAAACGCCGTGTGGAGCTGTTGAAGGCGATAATTAACATGGCCCACACTTTTGGACTAGAGCTTCCTCTGACCTCAGCCAGTACTAAAAAGATTATGATGGACCTTATCCGAGGCTGGACTCCCATTATTCCCACTCAACCAATTTCCACTCATACGAGATTTAATCAGCCTCGACAAGGGCCTATATCAGTTCCACAGGTCTTGCGTCATCCTACCACTGTGCAGCTGCAAGAACTTCCCATTTGTGAATCTGGTTCTTTGGCATGCATACCTGCGACAGCACTTCAGAACTCTGGCAGCAGGTGGGTTCTCAAACCCATTACCCCTTCCCCTTAAGGGGTTCCTTTTTCAAGAGGGAGTGGAAGTTTGGAACCAGTCTCTTTGCCACCTAAGAAGCGCCCAGCTCCATCAACTGAGGAAGATCCTCTTGCCCTCCAACTGTGTACCACAGGTTGTGGAGATTTGCCCAAAAGAGCTAAGGTGGAGCAAGGTGACGCTTCACAGAAAGATTCTGAGGCTATGGTGGCTGGCTAGATGCAGCCACCCAGAGAAAAATGAAGATTATTGCTTTGAATTGTCGCGGGGTTGGCTCCCCTACGACAAAGAGGGAAATTCGCCAGTTAGTGTACAAACATAAACCTTCAGTGTGTTTTTTGGTTGAGATGAAACAGTCTAGCACGTCTCTCAGCAGTCTTTGTCGTTCGTTTTCTTTTAGTCATTTTGCTGTTTCTGCTGCTGTAAATGGGGCTGGTGGTCTTCTTCTTATGTGGAATCAGAATGTACAATGTACGGTCATATGGCAAACAGCTTGCTGTATCCATGTAGATATGATGCTCTTAGAATTGAATCAGAAATGGACTATCACTTTTGTGTATCTCAGTTGTCATGAGCAGTTACGTACACAACAGTTTCATTCTCTCAATAGTTTGGCTCCCTTTATCACCAATCCGTGGTTGCTAACTGGAGATTGGAATGCATATCTAAGCAGGGAAGATAAAGTGGGGGGCAGACCCATTACACATGCTCAAGTAAGTccattttcagattttgttAATCATTCATGCTTGGATAAAATTAATATTAATGGGTCTCGGAGCACTTGGTCTAATTCCTAACTGGGTGATCGAAGAATAGAAGCTACTCTTGATAGGTTTCTTTCTAATTTCAATTGGTTTCAACTTTTCCCTAATGTTTCTGTGCTTACTGAAATTATTGCTTCATTTGATCATAAAGCCTTGATTTTACAAACCCACCCCAGCATAAATAGGCAGCCTAAACCTTTCAGGTTTGACACAAGAAGGTTTGATGCCTTGTGGCTGATAGAGCCCAGTTTCTTGGATGTGGTTGCTTCGAATTGGAATCACCATGATCACAAAGGTTCTCCGTCCTACAGATTTTGTTCAAAACTTAGAAATTTGCAATCCTCTCTCAATCATTGGAACAGGCATCAAATAGGGAATATCTTTTACAAAATGGAGGAAGCTAAGGATGTTTTAAGGAGCCTGTATAATATTCAAATTCAGTTTCGAGACAATCAGTGGTTCCAGACTGAGCAGCAGACGATCTCCTATATTAAAAAATTGGCACATCAAGAGGAATTGCTCTGGCATCAAAAGTCTAGAATTAATTGGAATCAGAATGGTGATCGCAATACTAAGTTTTTCCATCTCACGGTTACTAGTGAAGTGGATATGGGGGTAGCCTTCAATGACTTCTATAGGAATTTGTATACAACTTCAAATCCTCTACTAAATGACAATTATTTGGAGGCTATAAGAGGACTAGTTACCCCAGATGATAACCACTCTCTAAAGAGACCGATCACAGATGAAGAGATATTTGCAACAGTCAAAGCAATGCCTTCCAATAAAGCTCCAGGACCGGATGGATTTTCTGGAATGTTCTATCAGAGAGCATGGCAAGTGGTGGGAGCTGAACTCACTGATTGCATAAGGAGGTTCTTTAATGAAGGAAGCTTCACACTGTAATTGAATCATACCTTTATTACTCTCATCCCTAAGGTGGATAATCCCTCCTCAGTTACTGAATACAGACCGTACACGATCATTTCTAGAATCATTGTCAACCGGCTCCATCCAATTCTCAAGAAAATCATTTCCTTCAATCAGAAGGGTTTCATCAAGGGACGCCACATTCAAGATAATGTCCTGATTTGCCATGAACTCTTCCATAAGATCAAGAATGTAAGAAGAGGCTCTAAGGGATTTTTCTCTCTTAAGGTAGACATGCAGAAGCTTATGACCGCGGAGTTTTTTAAGGCAAGTTCTTCAGGAATACGGGTTTGATCAAGAGCGGATCAGCAGAGTTATGGTCTGTGTTGAGAATACTCAACTTAGTATTCTTCTTAATGGCACCCCTCTTCCCTTTATCAAGCCAACTAGAGGACTTAGACAAGAAGACCCTCTCTCTTCATATCTGTTCGTCCTCTGTGTAGAAGTCTTGTCAACTAAGCtgactgatgagcacatttatgtgtgaaatcttagggcataaaacatatattttaccacattgaatagagttactcggtgctttcttgtgcttttcagggtttaggtgaattattgtaaaaatggaggagatgatgctaaggagatgtttttaagatttttagaggtgttaatagtatggatgcttagcccatcgagtcagcttcgcaacgattcaaacggtacttgattccgagttgaaacgaagaagttatggccattTTCGTAACGATGCGCGAAagtggtctgtaggggtttatttataattattaacagtcagacggagacaaagtgaagcggaagttcggatttcagaggccttaatgcaattatcagaagttactttactgtacccgaaagattccatttggaaggctctggacaatccaacttcaacttgagatatcttgggctccctaACTCCGATTTGGaagaaatttgggtctattttgggtgattttcacaaggaacacaatggtgaggcctatataagcaccccatgctccacgttttctgaaggacagaatgggtattttatttattcttaaaggaatcctagtcatcacctttactctctctctcctccaacttctcaatggcacttctggaattctacttgggatagatttatattttctcatctatggaaggttgaaaaatcaaagatgctttgattttattgcttggagaagatatctacaaagaaaaggaagcacttgttagaattggaagtttatttttctagaaatagaaggtctatgtaaacaatcttctcttcttctttttctatttttttttctttttttttaggattcaaggcattgtaaaagaggaaagagaagagaatattctcttttcttagggaatatttctcctacacttccatcttctctcttctcctctcttccacctataaataccccctacctctcttttaaaaattgctcattcacttagtgaaatttcttctcttcttctccttctaatttttgatttttgacttttctcagttctagtttgcttttatgatttttagttaatggttataatagctttagtttatgctttgatttcaatttaagtcttcaattgggttgtaatttcttaattctagtttaggttttaagccttctagtctaagttcttaagttgatgacaagacttgaagatttagaagaggaggccatggtaagtttatgcaagtattcaagcttttcaattacattcatgcaagcacatccaggttttactacctaaactctcaatctcattctcgatctgctctgtctctctctatcttcttcttcttccccctctatttcttttattttaattttatatggttgtggtttatggatgcatttttattcccttatttctttttatgtggttagtatgtgtggctgcatttttattcctttcaattcgctttaatttgataggttagatgctcatgtgttaggacgctgatttaatcccttaattttgttagatgcttatgagttaggatgcattgattttcgttagtttaattagtttaatttaacactttaatttggttaactttgcattacttttaagttagttaaatagagtggcgtatatctcctcgtgttcgacccgtagctacgattgacccatacgcttgcggttttattttaactcaaacactgaCATTAGCTCAAGAAAATCAAGATATAAAAGGATTGCAACTTTGTTGAGGAAGTGAGAAGATTGATTATATGGCCTTTGCAGATGACCTAATCTTTTTTGGAGAGGCGACCATGAATGAAGCCCGGAGATTGAATGGCATAGTTCAGGAGTATTGCAGGTTCTCAGGGCAAGCATTGAACATTAACAAGTCCAGGGCACAATTTAGCCTAAATGTCAGCTCTGCACTGAAGCGACAACTAAGGGAGTATTTTCAAATCACCCTTATAGCTTCCCTGGATTCCTATCTTGGAATTCCTTACACTACAGGCAAGCTCTCTAAAGCCCAGTGTTCAACTCTTCTTTCCCAGGTGAATGGCAAACTGCAGCACTGGAAAGCTCAATACCTGAGTCCAGCGGGTAAGTTTGTATTGATTCAATCCACATTATCAGCTATGCCCCAATATACCATGTCGTGTTTTAAGCTCCCATCATCCATCCACAAAGCCCTAGATTCGGCCAGTAAAGGTTTCTACTGGTCTAATAGTAGCACCTCCTCTGTCCCAACCATATCTTGGTCAACCATTTGTTTACCTAAAAGATGTGGAGGTTTAAACATCAAGTTGTCGGCCCCAATGAACCAAGCCTTGTTAGCCAAAAAAGCCTGGGATCTGCTCTTTCCTTCTTCGTCCCTCTGGACATCCCTCATGAAGAGTAAATATTTTCCATCAACTCATTTCTTAAGTGCCCCTTGCCCCCAATCCTCCTCATGGGGCTGGAAATCTGTGTGCTCAGCTCGTGATCTTCTCAAGAAGGGGATATTTCATCTATTAGGGAATGGCTGCTCTATCAACCCTTAGACGGATTACTGGATCCTTAATAGCCCCCCTCTCTTGGCCCCTCTACCGATTCATCCATTAGCTCCCCTATCAGTAAATCAGCTCATTGACTCTACATCTATGACATGGAAGAGGGAATCAGTTTTTCAATGGTGGCCCCCTGATACGGCTCTCAGAATATTGGCCATACCCATTCCCACTTTCCCTCATGATGATCGAATTGTTTGGATTGGGACCTCCTCGGGTAGTTTTACTGTGGCCTTAGCCTACAAGCTGGCAGTTGAGAGCAATTAGACACCTTAAAATTCGATATGGCTTAAAGTGCGGCATCTTCCAACCATTCCCAAAACACAGCACCTGATTTGGAAAATCCTCCTTTAGAAGTTACCCCTCCCAGATCTCCTTAACCAGAGAGGTTTCAACCTCAACCCAGATTGCATGTTGTGTCTGGAGCATCAACAGAGTGCCAACCATTCCTTACCTGTCCAAGAGGACAAGAACTATGGGCCTCACTGGGATTGCTTGATTTCTTTCCCAATCAAGAGATTCATGCTGGTGTCATAGCAACTATGAGGCAATTTAGCACCGACAATAGAGACAAAACGCTCAAGGCAGCACTATTTTGCAGTTTG
The sequence above is a segment of the Telopea speciosissima isolate NSW1024214 ecotype Mountain lineage chromosome 7, Tspe_v1, whole genome shotgun sequence genome. Coding sequences within it:
- the LOC122668633 gene encoding protein STRICTOSIDINE SYNTHASE-LIKE 10-like; translated protein: MKIAVVKLKATTSTLTITRSITGVKDDSKFGLLAVGPNGGFATQLVAGVNGVPFLFANGLDIDQNTRIIYFTDSSTRFHKSEYAAIILSGDLTGRLLKYDPSTRIVTVLLGGLAFPNGVVVSHDDIFVLVTETTTSRVLRYWLKGPKATTKDVFIQLPRQPDNIKRNARGEFWVAVNPFQGGPRFMPLPQIPSITYFQAMKLDENGMVIEVFVGNDGSRLEATSEAQENDGNLWIGSIVSSYISVFRI